Proteins encoded by one window of Bacillus rossius redtenbacheri isolate Brsri chromosome 14, Brsri_v3, whole genome shotgun sequence:
- the LOC134538726 gene encoding uncharacterized protein LOC134538726, giving the protein MATAVKKVYHNFDQDTLERAAKAVNDGMSYRKAEQKFGVPKSSIQRKVKNVQQHPYGRPPVLSETEEKQIAEYLALAGEWGFPLTAFDIRCIIKKYLDKKGMVEPRFKNNLPGKKWIKCFLARQCVQLKYRMCTNIKRSRAAVTPEAIQAYFEELSVSLADVPAEAILNYDETSMQDNPGQAKVVVRRKCKHPERIIDFTKSTFSVMFSGSASGVALPPYVVYKAENLYDTWTEGGPPGTRYNRSKSGWFEGNIFQDWFLTIALPYLKRLGDGPKAVIGDNLASHISATILKLCVDNNIRFIMLPPNSTHICQPLDLAFFSPLKTAWRKQLTEWKMKNKGSVRKDQFPRLLKKTLDAIGDNISTNLKSGFKKSGIFPVDKQKVLESLPSTSSANESDVVTATVALKSSFEAFLQQSREKETGVKQRKKKLIVNAGKSLAAQDVLDELQKRSQPKSKQTTKQQINTGEKEKSKVKKKRGLCQNILKQSVKKMKMKQKSDTSEDSDCEISLHDSNSSFGEDFSTLFDDDIQEMLERETLSEQKMVYEDVEPIETVDICGQQAATSMKENDFVVVEVTYDKGKKYECKKVFIGKIVDKKNSRYKVSYMRNYLGSKDVFVFPTVEDIEDGVPIHRIKKVITPQSENRGRFKFLF; this is encoded by the coding sequence ATGGCTACAGCTGTTAAAAAAGTTTATCATAATTTTGACCAAGACACTCTTGAACGTGCTGCTAAAGCTGTTAATGATGGCATGAGTTATAGAAAAGCAGAACAAAAATTTGGAGTCCCTAAATCATCCATACAACGCAAAGTTAAAAATGTACAGCAACATCCATATGGTCGCCCTCCTGTTTTGAGTGAAACAGAAGAAAAGCAGATCGCTGAATACTTGGCTTTGGCAGGGGAGTGGGGATTTCCCCTTACAGCTTTTGACATCAGATGTATAATCAAAAAATACCTGGACAAGAAGGGCATGGTCGAACCTCGTTTCAAAAACAATTTGCCAGGAAAAAAGTGGATTAAATGTTTTCTGGCCAGGCAGTGTGTGCAATTGAAATATAGAATGTGTACTAACATTAAAAGATCCCGGGCGGCAGTTACTCCTGAAGCTATACAGGCATACTTCGAGGAATTGTCTGTTTCACTGGCAGATGTTCCAGCAGAAGCTATACTGAACTACGATGAGACGAGTATGCAGGACAACCCTGGACAGGCTAAAGTGGTTGTAAGAAGAAAATGTAAACATCCAGAAAGAATAATTGATTTCACTAAGTCAACTTTTTCTGTAATGTTTTCCGGTTCAGCTAGTGGTGTGGCACTTCCACCCTATGTGGTGTACAAGGCTGAGAACTTATATGACACATGGACTGAAGGTGGACCCCCTGGCACAAGATATAATAGGAGCAAATCAGGTTGGTTCGAGGGCAATATATTTCAGGATTGGTTCCTAACAATTGCTCTACCTTACCTCAAACGGTTAGGTGATGGGCCAAAAGCTGTCATAGGTGATAATTTGGCCAGCCATATTTCTGCAACAATTCTGAAATTATGTGTTGACAACAACATTCGTTTCATTATGCTGCCACCCAACAGCACCCACATATGTCAACCCttggatttggctttttttaGCCCTCTTAAAACAGCATGGCGGAAGCAGTTGACTGAATGGAAGATGAAAAACAAGGGGTCAGTAAGAAAAGATCAGTTCCCTAGGCTTTTGAAAAAGACTTTGGATGCCATTGGTGATAACATTTCCACAAATTTGAAATCTGGATTTAAGAAGAGTGGCATTTTCCCTGTGGACAAGCAGAAGGTTCTTGAAAGCTTGCCAAGCACATCATCTGCAAATGAAAGTGATGTAGTAACTGCTACAGTAGCATTGAAGTCTTCATTTGAGGCATTCTTACAACAATCACGTGAAAAAGAAACAGGTGTAAAGCAAAGAAAGAAAAAGTTAATCGTGAATGCGGGGAAAAGCTTGGCTGCACAAGATGTTCTAGATGAATTGCAGAAACGTTCACAGCCAAAAAGTAAACAAACCACAAAGCAGCAGATAAACACGGGTGAGAAGGAAAAGTCCAAAGTGAAGAAAAAGAGAGGTttgtgtcaaaatattttaaaacaatcagttaagaaaatgaaaatgaagcAGAAAAGTGACACTTCTGAAGACAGTGATTGCGAAATTTCTCTACATGATAGTAACTCGTCATTCGGTGAAGATTTCTCGACACTGTTTGATGATGACATTCAAGAAATGCTAGAGAGGGAAACATTAAGTGAGCAGAAAATGGTTTATGAAGATGTTGAACCAATAGAAACTGTTGATATTTGTGGACAACAAGCAGCGACCTCCAtgaaagaaaatgattttgttgttgttgaagtTACTTATGACAAAGGGAAAAAATATGAATGTAAGAAAGTGTTCATTGGCAAAATTGTAGACAAGAAAAATTCAAGATACAAAGTAAGCTATATGAGAAACTATTTAGGATCAAAAGACGTGTTTGTTTTCCCAACTGTAGAGGATATCGAAGATGGTGTTCCTATTCACAGGATTAAAAAGGTGATCACACCCCAGAGCGAAAATAGAGGACGATTCAAGTTTCTTTTTTGA